ACTTGTTTAAATAATCAATTACGGAACCATTTTTAGTAAAATCTTCTTGAAACCAATCAAAGATTGATGAAATTTGAACTTTATCCTTAGAAATCTTATTTCTAGAGGAATCGTTGATAAATGTTTTCATCAATTCCTCTAAATTAGCATGTACATTTTCTTCTGTAAAAGCTTCGTTTCCTAATTTAGGGCAAGAAATAGAAGCACAATTTACACCTACATGAATTCTTGGGTCAAATAAATTTTTACGTAAAATTTCATGTTCAATATGATCTAAGGTGTATGTTTTGCCACCAACTTTCGCAAAAGGAATCTTCCAAGCTGTTTTTCCATCTTTTTTGATATCCATAATTGATTTTAATGGATAATTTTCTAAAATAAGTTTGATAGTATAGGCATTGTAAGCATTGATCCAAAATGCTTTTTGCTTATTTTTTGACCAAGAATCTGCTGGTGATGTTTTTTCTAAATAATCAATGTAAGTATCTAATTTAGCTTCATCCGCTTTAAAAGATTTATAGTCTACAAAGCCGTCTTTTGTAACGTGTTTTTGTAATAAATCATTATAAATTGATGTTTGTGCATTTCCTTGTGAGAAGGTTAAAATTGCTATAAGTACTATAAATATGTTTTTCATAAATGTTTTTGTTTCTACGTTATTAGACGAAGTTTTTATAATAGATTACAAAAATGAGTCCAATCTTTTTTAGAAGCACTCTTTTAATTTTGTAATAGATTAATTTAGTGTGATTTGAAATTTATTTTTGATCATATAAAAACTCATCAGTAAGTTCGTTTGTAAGGTTAAGTTTGAACCTTTTTCTGAATAGAAAAACGGCTCCATATAATAAAGGCGTATCTAAAATGGCAACAATTACTTTAAACAGAAAACCACTAATTAATAAACTTGTAAAGATTTCCCAAGGCAAAATTTTAAAAATGCATAATAAAAATATTACAGTAAAAGTATCTATAAATTGTGATGCAAACGTGGAAAAATTATTACGCAACCATAAATGTTTTCCATGGGTTAGTTTTTTCCAAAAATGAAAAATTTTGATGTCTATAAATTGTGCGAACAAATATGCCATCATTGATGCAAAAACGGCTAAAGGCGATAGTCCAAATACTTGATGAAAAGTTTCATTATTAATAGGAGAAGTTTCAGTTGCTGGAGCAACATCTGAAATTAATATGATAAGCATGGAAAACAAAGAAGCAAAAATACCAGCAATAACGACTTTATTTGCTTTTCTTTTACCATAGATTTCTGATAAAATATCAGTAATTAAAAACGTAATGGGATAAGGTAAAATGCCCACAGAAATTTCAAAACGATACAAACCAAAAGGTTCCCAATAAAAAAACTTTTGAAATATTAAGTTTGATGCCACTAAGGATGCAATAAATAACGCAGCTAATACGAAGTAAATATTATCTGCCAATTGTTTGTCTTTAAGTGTCATGAAGCAAAGTTAGTAAATATTAATTTTGTTTCATATATTTAATTAATTATTAAACAAGTCTAGCCCTGATTGAAGCCTTTCGACTAT
The DNA window shown above is from Polaribacter sp. Hel_I_88 and carries:
- a CDS encoding DUF547 domain-containing protein, which gives rise to MKNIFIVLIAILTFSQGNAQTSIYNDLLQKHVTKDGFVDYKSFKADEAKLDTYIDYLEKTSPADSWSKNKQKAFWINAYNAYTIKLILENYPLKSIMDIKKDGKTAWKIPFAKVGGKTYTLDHIEHEILRKNLFDPRIHVGVNCASISCPKLGNEAFTEENVHANLEELMKTFINDSSRNKISKDKVQISSIFDWFQEDFTKNGSVIDYLNKYSTTEINSDAKISYLKYDWSLNSK
- a CDS encoding queuosine precursor transporter produces the protein MTLKDKQLADNIYFVLAALFIASLVASNLIFQKFFYWEPFGLYRFEISVGILPYPITFLITDILSEIYGKRKANKVVIAGIFASLFSMLIILISDVAPATETSPINNETFHQVFGLSPLAVFASMMAYLFAQFIDIKIFHFWKKLTHGKHLWLRNNFSTFASQFIDTFTVIFLLCIFKILPWEIFTSLLISGFLFKVIVAILDTPLLYGAVFLFRKRFKLNLTNELTDEFLYDQK